The following is a genomic window from Enterobacteriaceae endosymbiont of Plateumaris consimilis.
TCACCCGTCCGCCGCTTGCCGACAATAAATAGTAAACTATTTATCTCGATGCCGCTCGACTTGCATGTGTTAAGCTTGCCGCCAGCGTTCAATCTGAGCCATGATCAAACTCTTCAATTAAAATACAAAAATTAAATAAAAAAAACAGAAATGTTAAATTTAATTTTTTATTTAACATAAATTTTTAAAATAACAAAACTCTTATAAAAGAGTGTCCTTAAAAATTTTTTATATATTGTTAAAGAACTATATTAAGTTAAAGCATTAATTTTTATCTTACATTTAAATTTTAAAGAGTCAAGAATTTTTTATAAAATTTATAACAATTTTAAATAATTTTAATTTATTTTAATTTTTTTGAAAAAACTAAATCCTTGACTAATTAAATATTTTTGTATTTTTTTTATTTTTACTGTGTATTTTGTATATAAAATAAAATTTTTTTGTGTATTAAATAAAAATTTATTTTTTGTTATAATTTTTTTTATTTTAGATATTATATAATTACTAGAATCTAAAAATTTAACATTTTTAGGTAAAATATTTTTTAATTCATTAATAATTAAAGGAAAATGAGTACAACCTAATATTATAGTGTCTGGAAAATTTTTTAAATTATACCAAGGTTGAAAAATATTTTTTATTTCTTTTAAAGATATATTTAATCCTTGTATTTTTTTTTCAACTAAAAAAACTAATTTTTGAGATGATAAAATTTCTATAATATAATTTTGACGAAAATATTTAATTTTATTTTGTATAGAATAATTTTCTAATGTTGTTTTTGTTGCTATAATACCAATTATGCCATTATTTGTTATATTAATAGAATCTTTTATAATTGGACTAACCCCTATTATTGGAAAAGAAAAATAATTTTTTATTATAGGAAGACTAGAAACACTAGCAGTATTACATGCTATTATTGCTAATGAGATATAATAATGATACGAAATTTTTTTTAATATTTTTAAACAACGCTTATAAATATAATTTTTTGATTTTATTCCATAAGGAAAAAATTTATTATCTAATAAATATATGAAATGTATTTCAGGAAATATTTTTTTAATTTTGTTATATATTGATATTCCACCTACTCCTGAATCAAAAATAAAAATTGTCATTTTAGATTGTAATAATTTTTTATTCATAATAAAATTTTCTTTTTTTATAAATTTTAATTTTAGCAAAAATAATAATTAATTATTAAATTGTATTTAAATAATTACATATTTATTTTATTATGAGTAATATATAAAATATAAAAAAAATCAATTAATTATTATTAATTAATACTTAACCTTTATTATAACAAATATAATTATATAAATTAAGATAATGAAAAATCCAATTTATTTAGATTATGCTTCTACTACACCAGTAGATAAAAGAGTT
Proteins encoded in this region:
- the murI gene encoding glutamate racemase produces the protein MNKKLLQSKMTIFIFDSGVGGISIYNKIKKIFPEIHFIYLLDNKFFPYGIKSKNYIYKRCLKILKKISYHYYISLAIIACNTASVSSLPIIKNYFSFPIIGVSPIIKDSINITNNGIIGIIATKTTLENYSIQNKIKYFRQNYIIEILSSQKLVFLVEKKIQGLNISLKEIKNIFQPWYNLKNFPDTIILGCTHFPLIINELKNILPKNVKFLDSSNYIISKIKKIITKNKFLFNTQKNFILYTKYTVKIKKIQKYLISQGFSFFKKIKIN